The Candidatus Gracilibacteria bacterium genome window below encodes:
- a CDS encoding sugar transferase: protein MHRHEFFFGLVRIPLELSIVVLAFWIARTIRISTDLIPGVQLPARSLETPYLLGLAIVSYGIIGIIFAFQRLYAIDRMMGILEEVFTIIKSLFVGFFVMIGLIYLTNGFPYDTILIPRLILLYAFILCLMGIIIERFFIKQARLFGIRRKWLATKKVLLVINHSEADLEKILQADQYTDIVGYLSPFEQKSHFPYLGTISQHADVIAQYTIEEIIVLSHDLPYEIKKSLFEYCQIHGIRYRYVGNLYETTKQNAHIDFVGRIPFIEIRTIGITSWGRVIKRLFDLVVGVVLLIFFIPFGLIMSLLILLESQGNPFYASVRVGRNNILFSMMKFRSMVENADHLKGGMLESNERHDGPLFKIKHDPRITKIGRFMRKWSIDELPQILNVLRGDMSFIGPRPHLPEEVARYTDRQKQVLTIKPGITGMAQVYGRDTNTFDREVELDLFYIENWSLLLDTKILLLTFRAIFQGK from the coding sequence ATGCATCGTCACGAATTTTTCTTTTGACTCGTCCGTATACCTCTGGAACTTAGCATTGTCGTTTTGGCGTTTTGGATTGCTCGGACAATTCGTATCTCTACTGACCTTATTCCTGGCGTTCAGCTCCCAGCACGATCTCTGGAGACACCATATTTATTATGACTTGCTATCGTGAGTTATGGTATTATCGGAATCATCTTTGCTTTTCAACGCCTGTATGCTATCGACCGAATGATGGGGATTCTCGAAGAAGTCTTTACGATTATAAAATCTCTTTTTGTGGGGTTCTTTGTGATGATCGGCCTCATTTATCTGACGAATGGTTTCCCGTATGACACTATTTTGATTCCACGGCTTATCCTTCTCTACGCCTTTATTCTCTGTCTGATGGGTATTATTATTGAGCGTTTTTTCATCAAGCAGGCACGCCTCTTTGGTATTCGTCGAAAATGGCTTGCTACGAAAAAGGTTCTCCTCGTCATCAATCATTCTGAGGCAGATCTCGAAAAGATATTGCAAGCGGATCAATACACTGATATCGTCGGTTATCTTTCCCCCTTTGAACAAAAAAGTCATTTTCCTTATCTCGGGACGATTAGTCAGCATGCGGATGTTATTGCGCAGTATACCATAGAAGAAATCATTGTTCTCTCGCATGATCTACCATACGAAATCAAAAAATCATTGTTTGAATACTGTCAGATCCATGGTATTCGTTACCGATATGTGGGCAATCTCTATGAGACCACGAAGCAAAATGCGCATATTGATTTTGTCGGGCGCATCCCCTTTATTGAAATCCGCACGATTGGCATCACTTCATGGTGACGTGTGATAAAAAGACTTTTTGACCTCGTGGTAGGAGTAGTTCTCTTGATATTTTTTATCCCATTTGGACTTATTATGAGCCTCTTGATATTACTTGAATCCCAGGGAAATCCCTTTTATGCGAGTGTACGCGTATGACGAAATAACATCCTCTTTTCTATGATGAAGTTTCGCTCTATGGTAGAAAACGCCGACCATCTGAAAGGTGGTATGCTCGAATCAAATGAACGCCATGACGGTCCGCTTTTTAAGATCAAGCACGATCCCCGTATCACCAAGATTGGGAGATTTATGCGTAAATGGTCTATTGATGAACTTCCTCAAATTCTCAATGTACTTCGTGGCGATATGAGTTTTATCTGACCTCGCCCGCATCTTCCAGAAGAAGTCGCACGATATACTGATAGACAAAAACAGGTTCTTACGATCAAGCCAGGCATTACCGGTATGGCACAGGTATATTGACGGGATACAAACACCTTTGATCGAGAAGTAGAACTCGATCTATTTTACATAGAAAATTGGAGTCTTCTTCTCGACACCAAGATACTTCTTCTGACGTTCCGTGCTATTTTTCAGGGGAAGTAA